A single Leptospira barantonii DNA region contains:
- a CDS encoding MFS transporter has product MSKGTSEKSLLRFFGLGELANHGWNAILAFWMIMGMAFFLFADQNLIAPNLKNIGASFGLNTQEDVDWYIGGLIPILFFILGGAVSVSMGYLSQKYSRKTLIILSVFLGEIPCFLSGFATSYSEFVVYRTLTGFGLGGIFPLLFTVLGDYFSDKSRSTAAAYVSLSMGIGLGVGQLLGGILGNADPINGWRTSFIYLSIPSFFFAIVYWIFCKEPIRGGGETEWSGIAEKFPEESFHLRWSDIRLLFKNKTNIGIFLQGIPGCVPWGVFFVFLVDYYETSYHLDKATATMLLTYAAVGVFAGTFFGGIIGQKIYNYKKRLLPIFCMSSILLGILPCIYLLKAENIATSGVFIVVNIVAGFIISVTGPNVRATLINVNIPKNRSSMFALYNLTDDLGKGLGPAMSAVILGLTPGDRSLGLSISVFFWIPCALFWLMVLNNFEKDEKDVHDYLVSEAKKIKGVA; this is encoded by the coding sequence ATGAGCAAAGGAACATCGGAGAAAAGCCTTCTTCGTTTTTTCGGTTTGGGAGAATTGGCGAATCACGGATGGAACGCGATCCTCGCGTTTTGGATGATTATGGGAATGGCGTTTTTTCTCTTTGCGGATCAGAATCTAATCGCGCCTAACTTAAAAAACATAGGAGCGTCCTTCGGACTCAACACACAAGAGGACGTGGATTGGTATATAGGCGGACTCATTCCGATTTTATTCTTCATTTTAGGCGGGGCCGTTTCGGTAAGTATGGGTTACTTATCGCAGAAGTATTCCCGCAAAACATTGATTATACTATCCGTGTTCTTGGGTGAAATCCCCTGTTTTCTTTCCGGCTTTGCAACGAGTTATTCCGAGTTCGTAGTCTATAGAACTCTTACCGGTTTCGGTTTGGGGGGAATTTTTCCCCTATTGTTTACGGTACTCGGCGATTATTTTTCGGATAAGTCCAGATCCACCGCGGCGGCTTACGTTTCTCTTTCGATGGGAATCGGACTCGGGGTCGGTCAGCTTCTCGGAGGAATTTTAGGAAACGCAGATCCGATCAACGGATGGAGAACTAGTTTTATCTATCTTTCGATTCCTTCCTTCTTTTTCGCGATCGTCTACTGGATCTTTTGCAAGGAACCGATTCGAGGCGGAGGAGAAACGGAATGGAGCGGAATCGCCGAAAAATTTCCGGAAGAAAGTTTTCATCTTCGTTGGAGTGACATTCGACTTCTTTTCAAAAATAAGACGAACATAGGAATATTTCTGCAAGGAATTCCGGGTTGTGTGCCTTGGGGAGTTTTCTTCGTGTTCCTCGTGGATTACTACGAAACCTCGTATCACCTCGATAAGGCGACCGCGACGATGCTCTTGACCTACGCGGCCGTCGGGGTTTTTGCGGGAACCTTTTTCGGAGGAATCATCGGACAGAAAATCTACAACTACAAAAAGAGACTTCTGCCCATCTTTTGTATGTCGAGTATTCTACTCGGAATATTACCTTGTATTTATCTTTTGAAGGCCGAAAACATCGCGACGTCCGGCGTCTTTATCGTAGTGAATATCGTCGCGGGTTTTATCATATCCGTAACCGGACCGAACGTGAGAGCTACATTAATCAACGTGAATATTCCAAAAAATAGAAGTAGTATGTTCGCGCTCTACAATCTCACGGACGATTTAGGAAAAGGACTTGGACCGGCGATGAGCGCGGTGATTTTGGGACTTACACCGGGAGATCGTTCGCTCGGACTTTCCATCTCCGTATTTTTTTGGATTCCTTGCGCGCTTTTCTGGCTGATGGTTCTGAACAATTTTGAAAAAGACGAGAAAGACGTGCATGATTATCTGGTCTCAGAAGCCAAAAAAATCAAAGGGGTCGCGTAA
- a CDS encoding endonuclease/exonuclease/phosphatase family protein, whose protein sequence is MGWLRKILAVLGILFGSLLILIYSITYHPDQAQPADVVCDPKAPLLKPDSKIKILVWNVQYLAGKKRVFWYDVPNGDGPDLGPSREEIEETLKKITDYIKAENPDVVLFQELHDGAKNTFGEDQLERILSQVGSAFPCKSEAFYWKAAFVPHPKILGRVGMKLATISKYKISDGIRHSLPLMPADPVSTQFNLKRAILQSDFPVEGGDKFTVLNTHLDAFSQGTDTMHRQVETIAGLLKELDLAGHYWVLGGDFNLLPPGFDRKSMHPNGAFFYSDEQEIKPLFDGWNSAVPFKILNGPEREKYYTHYTNDPAIGKPDRTIDYIFYSSNLKQTGYRVDQGGILWTVSDHFPMIGTYSLAR, encoded by the coding sequence ATGGGTTGGTTGCGAAAAATATTGGCGGTATTGGGAATTCTTTTCGGTTCCCTTTTGATATTAATCTACTCGATCACGTATCACCCGGATCAGGCACAACCCGCGGACGTTGTATGCGATCCGAAAGCCCCTCTCTTAAAGCCGGATTCCAAGATCAAGATTCTGGTATGGAATGTGCAATATCTTGCCGGTAAAAAAAGAGTGTTCTGGTACGACGTTCCAAACGGGGACGGACCGGATCTCGGACCTTCTCGGGAAGAGATCGAAGAGACTCTTAAAAAAATCACGGATTATATCAAAGCGGAGAATCCGGACGTGGTTCTTTTTCAGGAACTACACGACGGGGCCAAGAACACGTTCGGAGAAGATCAACTGGAAAGAATTCTTTCCCAAGTCGGCTCTGCGTTCCCTTGTAAAAGCGAGGCGTTTTATTGGAAGGCCGCGTTCGTTCCCCATCCTAAAATTCTGGGACGCGTGGGTATGAAACTCGCGACGATCAGTAAATATAAAATTTCCGACGGGATCAGACATTCTTTACCGTTGATGCCGGCGGATCCGGTTTCGACTCAGTTCAACTTAAAGAGGGCGATTCTTCAGAGCGATTTTCCGGTGGAAGGCGGGGATAAGTTCACCGTTTTGAACACACATCTCGACGCATTCTCCCAAGGAACGGATACGATGCACAGACAGGTGGAAACGATCGCGGGGCTTTTAAAAGAACTCGATCTCGCCGGTCATTATTGGGTGTTGGGCGGTGATTTTAATCTTCTTCCTCCCGGTTTCGATCGTAAGTCAATGCATCCGAACGGAGCTTTCTTTTATTCGGACGAACAGGAAATCAAACCTCTCTTCGACGGATGGAACTCCGCGGTTCCATTCAAAATCTTGAATGGACCTGAAAGGGAAAAATACTATACGCACTATACGAACGACCCTGCGATCGGAAAACCGGATCGAACCATCGATTATATCTTTTATTCCTCAAATCTGAAACAAACCGGATATAGAGTGGATCAAGGAGGGATTCTTTGGACCGTATCGGATCATTTTCCGATGATCGGAACCTATTCGTTGGCGCGTTGA
- a CDS encoding VOC family protein has protein sequence MRPFKILGIQQIAVGGEDKKKLETFWVDILGLEKTGTFKSEKENVDEDILRMGKGAYAVEVDIMQPIDVNKSPKVHEPKLNHIGLWVDDIHKAVEWLTAKGVRFTPGGIRKGAAGYDVCFIHPKGNEEFPYSSEGVLVELVQAPADVIKALS, from the coding sequence ATGAGACCTTTTAAAATATTGGGAATTCAACAGATCGCCGTGGGCGGAGAAGATAAAAAGAAACTCGAAACGTTTTGGGTGGATATTCTCGGTCTTGAAAAAACGGGAACGTTTAAAAGTGAAAAGGAAAACGTGGACGAAGACATTCTGAGAATGGGAAAGGGTGCATATGCGGTCGAAGTGGATATCATGCAACCGATCGACGTCAACAAAAGCCCGAAGGTTCACGAACCGAAACTCAATCATATCGGACTTTGGGTGGACGACATTCATAAGGCGGTCGAATGGCTTACCGCAAAAGGAGTTCGTTTTACGCCGGGTGGAATCCGCAAAGGCGCCGCGGGATACGACGTATGTTTTATTCATCCGAAAGGAAACGAAGAATTCCCGTATTCGTCCGAAGGTGTTCTCGTGGAACTCGTGCAGGCTCCGGCGGACGTGATCAAAGCCCTCAGTTGA
- a CDS encoding adenylate/guanylate cyclase domain-containing protein — MEPASSTQKDFNSFFENEFQLLNEVNETLDKKESLDKENLFQELRKIGDAYESLLKQSAKLMKIGDSTQNRLIKTQTELQDSNQRLVSSYQNLKQLSEIGQMITASLEPKIILTSVYENTKSMVSMDVLAFGIVEEGKNEIKYKFSLIEGRYTPAPSVDSLTEENPSSFCFHNNQELITNDLEKDFPQYVTTIQKHFGEKSNSVVYLPLKVEERFIGILTIQSYEKNAFNENQLSILRTLANYVAIGVDNADAYKTLSKRNRELKDSLEKINMLNEGLEKERQKSESLLLNILPKSIAERLKSGESVIADYIPTSTVLFADIVGFSKLSTQIPTPNQLVEILNQIFTCFDDIASKHQLEKIKTIGDCYMMAGGIPNATDDHAEKIALAGIAMIQGLKDLQKSWKYEFNIRIGIHTGDVVAGVIGKNKFVYDLWGDSVNTASRMESHGQPGKINCSEATYEVLKDLFSFEDRGIIEVKGKGPMRTFFLLGKK; from the coding sequence ATGGAACCCGCATCTTCAACTCAGAAGGACTTCAATTCTTTTTTCGAAAACGAATTCCAATTGTTAAACGAAGTCAACGAGACCCTGGATAAAAAAGAATCCCTCGATAAGGAAAATCTTTTTCAGGAGTTGAGAAAGATCGGAGACGCTTACGAATCCCTTTTAAAACAATCCGCAAAACTGATGAAGATCGGCGATTCCACTCAGAATCGTCTGATCAAAACGCAGACCGAACTTCAGGATTCCAATCAAAGACTGGTATCGTCTTATCAAAACCTAAAACAGTTGAGCGAGATCGGCCAGATGATCACCGCCAGTCTCGAACCGAAAATCATTCTTACTTCGGTTTATGAAAACACGAAGTCCATGGTTTCGATGGACGTTCTCGCGTTCGGGATCGTGGAAGAAGGGAAAAACGAAATCAAATATAAATTCAGCCTGATCGAAGGACGTTATACGCCCGCGCCTTCCGTGGATTCGCTTACGGAGGAGAATCCTTCCTCTTTTTGTTTTCATAACAATCAGGAACTGATCACAAACGATCTCGAAAAGGATTTCCCGCAGTACGTCACCACGATTCAAAAACATTTCGGCGAAAAATCCAACTCGGTGGTTTATCTTCCCTTGAAAGTGGAGGAACGTTTTATCGGAATTCTCACGATTCAGAGTTACGAAAAGAACGCATTCAACGAAAACCAACTCAGCATCTTAAGAACTCTCGCCAACTACGTGGCGATCGGTGTGGATAACGCGGACGCTTACAAAACACTTTCCAAAAGAAACCGCGAACTTAAGGATTCTTTAGAAAAGATCAATATGTTAAACGAAGGCTTGGAGAAGGAAAGACAGAAGTCCGAAAGTCTTCTGTTGAACATTTTGCCTAAGTCGATCGCGGAAAGATTGAAATCCGGAGAAAGCGTGATCGCGGATTATATCCCGACTTCGACCGTTTTGTTCGCGGATATCGTGGGTTTCTCGAAACTTTCCACGCAGATCCCCACTCCGAATCAACTCGTGGAAATTTTGAATCAGATCTTCACCTGTTTCGACGACATCGCAAGCAAACACCAACTCGAAAAGATCAAAACCATCGGGGATTGTTATATGATGGCGGGCGGAATTCCGAACGCCACCGACGACCACGCCGAAAAAATCGCGTTAGCCGGAATCGCTATGATTCAAGGCCTTAAGGATCTGCAGAAATCCTGGAAATACGAATTTAATATCCGAATCGGAATCCACACCGGAGACGTCGTGGCGGGCGTGATCGGTAAAAACAAGTTCGTCTACGATCTTTGGGGCGATTCGGTGAACACGGCTTCGAGAATGGAATCGCACGGACAACCGGGCAAGATCAACTGTTCCGAAGCGACCTACGAAGTCCTCAAGGATTTATTTTCTTTCGAAGACCGAGGAATCATCGAAGTCAAGGGCAAAGGCCCGATGAGAACCTTCTTTCTTTTGGGTAAGAAATAG
- a CDS encoding alpha/beta hydrolase, producing MTFHHKEFYILSSSDKSKLYCQSWTKPNANRLMIFHHGFGEHSGRYTNLLRFFAKSDINFYSFDMRGHGNSEGKRGHADSFDLYVRDLSDFAKEVLKRERKDRFFLLGHSLGGAVTLRYSQEGINQDNILGLILGSPALRVRLDFKKNLKRIVGGFLSKISPATIVDAELDLHYLSHDPEVIEAYQQDPLVHGKVSLKMGTELLEIGPKLIKKANVLRCPTLILHGQEDGLIDYNGSTELYKNLIYRNKRIKIYPGLYHELMNEFPEHRDVVLSDIRDFLETIQREKISSDSKDSTLKVKKKPVAPSKKKSPV from the coding sequence ATGACCTTTCACCACAAAGAATTTTACATTCTATCCAGTTCGGATAAATCAAAGTTATACTGCCAATCTTGGACGAAACCCAACGCCAATCGTTTGATGATCTTTCATCACGGGTTCGGAGAACATAGCGGACGTTATACGAACCTTCTTCGTTTTTTCGCAAAAAGCGACATCAACTTTTATTCCTTCGATATGAGAGGTCACGGAAACTCGGAAGGGAAGAGGGGGCACGCGGATTCCTTCGATTTGTATGTGAGGGATCTTTCCGATTTTGCGAAAGAGGTTCTCAAACGGGAAAGAAAGGATCGTTTTTTTCTATTGGGTCATTCCTTGGGTGGTGCGGTTACGCTTCGTTATTCCCAGGAAGGAATCAATCAGGACAATATTCTCGGGTTGATCTTGGGTTCTCCTGCTCTTCGCGTGAGATTGGATTTTAAAAAGAATCTGAAACGAATCGTAGGCGGTTTTTTAAGCAAAATTTCCCCTGCCACCATCGTGGACGCGGAGTTGGATCTTCACTATCTTTCCCACGATCCCGAAGTGATCGAAGCGTATCAACAGGATCCTCTCGTTCACGGTAAGGTTTCTCTGAAGATGGGAACCGAACTTTTGGAGATCGGACCTAAACTTATCAAAAAGGCGAACGTTCTTCGTTGTCCGACTTTGATTCTTCACGGTCAGGAAGACGGTTTGATCGACTACAACGGTTCCACCGAACTTTATAAGAATCTAATCTATAGAAACAAAAGAATCAAAATTTATCCGGGTCTGTATCACGAATTGATGAACGAATTCCCGGAACACAGGGACGTCGTGTTGAGCGACATTCGGGATTTTTTGGAAACCATTCAGAGGGAAAAGATATCTTCGGATTCGAAGGATTCTACCTTGAAGGTGAAAAAGAAACCGGTCGCTCCGAGCAAAAAGAAAAGCCCGGTTTGA
- the mtnC gene encoding acireductone synthase yields the protein MNINAFEFYLFDIEGTTTPIEFVHKILFPYSIEKFETFFKTNSLEREWIDKLLEEGKSDSSYSGKLSDSPEDLSAFCKHLVSQDRKSGPLKEIQGRIWKTGYESGELKSSMFKDVSEFLKRIGAAKKRAAVYSSGSVQAQKLIFEYSDAGNLTGYFSAYFDTAVGAKRESSSYEKIAEQLGVAPEKILFFTDIKEEADAAKNAKLDAFVLERPGNHPQAQHSHVRISSFEGLNP from the coding sequence TTGAACATAAACGCTTTCGAGTTTTATCTATTCGACATAGAAGGGACTACTACTCCCATCGAATTCGTTCATAAAATTCTTTTTCCGTATTCGATCGAAAAGTTCGAAACGTTTTTTAAAACGAATTCACTCGAAAGAGAATGGATCGACAAGTTGCTCGAAGAGGGAAAATCAGATTCGAGTTATTCGGGAAAACTTTCGGATTCTCCCGAAGACTTGAGCGCGTTTTGTAAACATCTTGTTTCCCAGGATAGAAAGAGCGGTCCTCTCAAAGAGATTCAGGGAAGAATTTGGAAAACCGGTTACGAAAGCGGAGAACTGAAAAGCTCCATGTTCAAAGACGTTTCCGAATTTTTAAAAAGAATCGGCGCCGCGAAAAAACGCGCGGCCGTTTATTCTTCCGGAAGCGTTCAGGCACAAAAATTAATTTTTGAATACTCCGATGCGGGAAATCTCACCGGATATTTTTCCGCTTACTTCGACACCGCGGTCGGCGCTAAAAGAGAATCCTCCAGTTACGAAAAGATCGCGGAACAACTCGGAGTCGCTCCCGAAAAGATTCTGTTCTTTACGGACATCAAAGAGGAAGCGGACGCGGCAAAGAATGCGAAACTAGACGCTTTCGTTTTGGAACGTCCGGGAAATCATCCTCAGGCTCAACATTCTCACGTAAGAATTTCCTCGTTCGAAGGTTTAAACCCGTAA
- a CDS encoding tetratricopeptide repeat protein, whose product MGTASDRFFFSGGTCKSTDLWKVRSFPVFFPILFCILFGQTINARELVYAFREPGKPEKEKMILIGETVLYDKVKPIEEEGKNKHLDIGVDTRADLVTIKINYDPGLRVGQILYLIEKDFDHKNYKNGNVVAQIEIKSIFQTSFIGKRARGIGNLGLVKDRNLMVAAPLVSEKIESAIVERKKGDYHLSRNEIAESIRSYKHTISLDPSSPMGHFRLGLLYKKTGEAYVSAGSEFSMAWKNRKRFGNSQEELEFYTEYIDYLNHKYETEGFKNSAILSKTMEVIQEAFKLTKSDSELLIRSALTYYYLYREESKSGKTPAGASTNRKRSDTYYEIAEKLTKHADKLDPSEYRIHLLACKLYLDKIGELTSESGQTGIGESEEVGILKGKFAEALEKYKTFKPASIPGDPYVLKPIQ is encoded by the coding sequence ATCGGAACCGCATCGGATCGATTCTTTTTTTCAGGCGGGACCTGCAAATCGACCGATCTTTGGAAGGTGAGATCCTTTCCAGTTTTCTTTCCGATTCTTTTCTGCATCCTATTCGGACAAACGATCAACGCGCGCGAACTCGTTTACGCGTTCAGAGAACCGGGTAAACCCGAAAAGGAAAAGATGATTCTGATCGGAGAAACCGTTCTTTACGATAAGGTAAAGCCGATCGAAGAGGAAGGGAAGAATAAGCATCTCGATATCGGAGTCGATACGAGAGCTGACTTGGTTACGATCAAGATCAACTACGATCCCGGCCTTAGAGTCGGTCAGATTTTATATCTCATAGAAAAAGACTTCGATCATAAGAATTACAAAAACGGAAACGTTGTCGCGCAGATCGAAATCAAATCGATCTTTCAAACGTCCTTTATCGGCAAACGCGCGAGAGGAATCGGAAATCTAGGACTCGTTAAAGATAGAAATCTAATGGTCGCGGCTCCGCTCGTTTCCGAAAAAATCGAGTCTGCGATCGTGGAAAGAAAAAAGGGAGACTATCATCTTTCCAGAAACGAAATCGCGGAGTCCATTCGTTCTTACAAACATACGATCAGCTTGGATCCGTCTTCTCCGATGGGTCATTTTCGTTTGGGACTTCTGTATAAAAAAACGGGAGAAGCTTACGTTTCCGCGGGGTCCGAGTTCTCCATGGCGTGGAAGAATCGAAAACGTTTCGGAAACTCTCAGGAAGAACTGGAATTTTATACGGAATACATCGATTACTTAAATCATAAATACGAAACCGAAGGTTTTAAGAACTCCGCGATCCTTTCTAAAACGATGGAAGTCATCCAAGAAGCGTTTAAACTGACTAAATCGGATTCGGAACTTCTCATTCGTTCCGCGTTGACTTACTATTATCTTTACAGGGAAGAATCGAAATCCGGTAAAACTCCCGCAGGCGCTTCCACAAATCGCAAACGATCGGATACGTATTACGAGATCGCGGAAAAACTTACGAAACATGCCGACAAACTCGATCCTTCCGAATATAGAATTCATCTTTTAGCTTGTAAATTGTATCTCGATAAAATCGGAGAACTTACTTCCGAAAGCGGCCAGACCGGCATAGGAGAATCCGAAGAAGTCGGGATCTTAAAGGGTAAGTTCGCAGAAGCATTAGAAAAGTATAAAACGTTTAAACCCGCTTCGATTCCAGGCGATCCTTACGTTTTGAAGCCGATCCAGTAA
- a CDS encoding SiaB family protein kinase: MMENKSVDLFKQYKEACDYQLIVSFKGRLSQEVLTEFGSMIRTSLSAESKIKKIFAVFIELAQNMLHYSAERKALEDGRDSGVGIIMVDEKSIGYNVSSGNLVLNDKIESLKSKCEKINSMSRDELKTYYQQQLRSDRPDDSKGAGVGLIDIARKSDGPLSYDIAPVDDKHSFFTLSAYFTKEN, from the coding sequence ATGATGGAAAACAAGTCCGTAGACCTGTTTAAACAGTATAAAGAGGCCTGCGATTATCAATTAATTGTTTCCTTTAAAGGACGCCTATCGCAGGAGGTCCTTACGGAATTCGGTTCGATGATCCGCACCTCTCTCAGCGCGGAATCGAAAATCAAAAAAATCTTCGCGGTTTTCATCGAACTAGCTCAGAATATGCTACACTATTCCGCGGAAAGAAAAGCTCTCGAAGACGGAAGGGACAGCGGCGTCGGCATCATCATGGTCGATGAAAAATCGATTGGCTATAATGTTTCGTCCGGGAACCTTGTACTAAACGACAAAATCGAATCGCTAAAATCGAAATGCGAGAAAATAAATTCTATGTCGAGGGACGAGTTAAAAACTTATTACCAACAGCAGTTGCGCTCGGATAGACCCGATGACAGCAAAGGTGCGGGAGTCGGTTTGATCGATATCGCCAGAAAATCGGACGGACCGCTTTCCTACGATATCGCGCCGGTGGACGATAAACATTCGTTCTTCACACTCTCCGCATACTTCACAAAGGAAAATTGA
- a CDS encoding DUF1987 domain-containing protein, translating into MESLHIQQTKTSPEVILDTEKGAVEIIGESYPENAIAFYKPVFDWLNSAMGSKTQIQVKFQLDYFNTSSSKVIMDILDSLQKYHDQSGKVKILWLYKEDDDDMQETGEEFSSDLSLPFELKSYK; encoded by the coding sequence ATGGAATCATTACATATCCAACAGACCAAAACTTCTCCGGAGGTTATTTTAGACACTGAAAAGGGTGCGGTCGAAATTATAGGAGAATCCTATCCGGAAAACGCGATCGCGTTTTACAAACCGGTATTCGATTGGTTGAACTCCGCGATGGGTTCTAAAACTCAGATCCAAGTAAAGTTTCAATTGGATTATTTCAACACGAGTTCCTCCAAAGTGATCATGGACATTTTGGATTCCCTTCAGAAATACCACGATCAAAGCGGAAAGGTGAAAATCCTTTGGTTGTATAAGGAAGACGACGACGATATGCAGGAGACCGGAGAGGAATTCTCATCCGATCTTTCTCTTCCGTTCGAACTGAAATCCTACAAATAA
- a CDS encoding DUF1577 domain-containing protein: MAVGRSDSLQELITILETMFGETIIGTDINLVKHLFYYLKADDVEFPFDYDGQRFFAVIEDIAETSVNLRIPGATQGLTLRAKISFEIMNILYQFEVIILEFLEDSIIQIRIPSELQAASFRKNVRVAVDDLFMNYVILFRSLSGGGREIGRNIQVEQRFNNLMREIKKDNPDLRLINIMISEYISTVSKEYDVVFFSQDKEESFLQSFIKRHDRPVYIPDTSLIINYIRENESDDSGAGVDNYREEYIRMVLENGQDYADKFFRELQKKEIREFVISYLILPIRLFNDVIGYIRVYTSAMDRYSITPSQVGYLIELSEIFSYSMTKIFIREDNYRNTKAGTRVVDISINGLLFEIEEERIFQYLKKHNIIKIFIPVSERVLILRGEVVRYIVVEDGKYHLGVNFFDSNPDDMLILQKYIFMKTRKVLSE, encoded by the coding sequence ATGGCAGTCGGAAGATCGGACAGTTTACAGGAACTTATCACAATTCTCGAAACGATGTTTGGGGAAACGATCATTGGAACCGACATCAATCTTGTAAAACATCTCTTCTATTATCTCAAAGCGGACGACGTGGAGTTCCCATTCGATTACGACGGGCAAAGATTTTTTGCGGTGATCGAAGACATCGCCGAAACGAGCGTAAATCTGCGAATTCCCGGAGCTACACAGGGACTAACTCTCAGAGCAAAAATCAGTTTCGAAATCATGAATATTCTCTATCAGTTCGAGGTCATAATTCTCGAATTTTTAGAGGATTCGATCATACAAATTCGGATACCGTCGGAACTACAAGCCGCATCGTTTCGAAAGAACGTCCGTGTTGCGGTGGACGATCTTTTTATGAACTACGTGATTCTTTTTAGATCCCTTTCGGGGGGAGGAAGGGAAATAGGAAGAAATATCCAGGTCGAACAAAGATTTAACAATCTGATGCGGGAAATCAAAAAGGACAATCCCGATTTAAGATTGATTAATATTATGATTTCCGAATATATTTCGACCGTTTCCAAGGAATACGACGTCGTATTTTTCTCTCAGGATAAGGAAGAATCCTTTCTACAGTCGTTTATCAAAAGACACGATCGCCCCGTGTATATACCGGATACTTCCCTGATCATCAACTACATCCGCGAAAACGAAAGCGACGATTCCGGCGCCGGAGTGGATAACTACAGGGAAGAATACATTCGTATGGTCCTCGAAAACGGACAGGACTACGCGGATAAATTTTTTAGGGAACTACAGAAGAAGGAAATCCGAGAATTCGTCATTTCCTATCTGATTTTGCCGATTCGATTGTTCAACGACGTCATCGGATATATCCGAGTTTACACCTCCGCAATGGATCGATATTCGATCACACCTTCCCAGGTGGGATATTTGATCGAACTCTCAGAGATTTTCAGTTATTCGATGACTAAAATTTTCATCCGCGAGGACAATTACAGAAATACGAAGGCCGGAACGAGAGTAGTCGACATCAGTATCAACGGGCTTTTGTTCGAAATCGAGGAGGAAAGAATTTTTCAATATTTAAAAAAACATAATATTATAAAGATATTCATACCCGTTTCGGAAAGGGTTTTGATTCTTCGAGGCGAGGTGGTTCGATATATCGTGGTGGAAGACGGGAAATATCATCTCGGGGTGAACTTTTTCGATTCCAATCCGGACGATATGCTGATTCTTCAGAAATACATCTTCATGAAAACCAGAAAGGTTCTTTCCGAGTAA
- a CDS encoding enoyl-CoA hydratase/isomerase family protein encodes MGFIDQDTIDLGSGSKILTLSLNNPETRNSMTREMGLEFKKIIDGLIEAPEKNKPRVVILTGKNGIFSAGGNFELLKSFSTRDYETNKKTMFEFYNLFLSVRRLDIPVICAANGHAIGAGFSLAFACDIRVFSNESKYQFNFVKLGIHPGMGSSYIVKELFGTHIANRLLFLAETLNGEEAFRLGLCNDSVPQKEVVGRATEMAIALSESAPLALSELKKNTYDKDKLEAALRKEAESQARNFISSDFKETIKAIEQKRKPVFKGL; translated from the coding sequence ATGGGATTTATCGACCAAGACACAATCGATCTAGGATCTGGAAGCAAGATTCTAACCTTAAGTTTAAATAACCCTGAAACTAGAAATTCTATGACCCGAGAAATGGGCTTAGAATTTAAAAAGATTATAGACGGGTTGATAGAAGCACCCGAAAAAAATAAACCTCGAGTTGTCATTTTAACGGGAAAAAATGGCATATTCTCAGCCGGTGGAAATTTCGAATTACTCAAATCCTTTTCAACCAGAGATTATGAAACGAACAAAAAAACCATGTTCGAATTTTATAATCTATTCTTGTCAGTAAGACGTTTAGACATTCCGGTCATTTGTGCCGCAAACGGCCACGCAATCGGTGCGGGGTTTTCACTCGCTTTTGCTTGCGATATTAGAGTATTCTCCAACGAATCAAAATACCAATTCAATTTTGTTAAACTTGGAATCCATCCCGGAATGGGCTCAAGTTATATCGTGAAAGAATTATTTGGAACCCATATTGCAAATCGACTTCTATTCTTGGCTGAAACCTTGAATGGAGAAGAGGCGTTCCGACTTGGACTCTGCAATGATTCCGTTCCACAGAAAGAAGTTGTAGGAAGAGCGACTGAAATGGCGATCGCACTTTCAGAAAGCGCCCCTTTAGCTCTCAGCGAATTAAAGAAGAATACTTACGACAAGGACAAGTTAGAAGCCGCTCTTAGAAAAGAAGCTGAATCGCAAGCACGCAACTTTATCTCTTCCGATTTCAAGGAAACAATAAAGGCGATTGAGCAAAAAAGAAAACCTGTATTCAAAGGACTTTAA